In the Streptomyces sp. f51 genome, one interval contains:
- a CDS encoding helix-turn-helix transcriptional regulator — MSELFDAVDALIASRSPLPPPAERRRLRQAHALTLDEVAAALDVRRATIGGWESGKAEPRPPQREAYARLLAQLALLYPAVETAAPTAVPQPEAPAPEASSAAASGAAASGAAASGAAEPRPVKATATPAPSPAASPVPASEAGAAARSPHPAPAAAPSRPSSRRPGAPKAAVRTPDGGPAHGQHGHGPLLVLDADADGQVTGYGVGGLLLDVPAKSLPALVEWALGEAQLGAERLHGSGRDADPLLVLTGAACERYGLPAQLPESARLAGRLPEGHKVLGQLERAEWQLTKRGFGPWARIYRPAQGGRRSCVQLCIPSWHALDDRAWGHAAQLGPAELARVLGVYAQRVVTPVGTTAVTGLHLMTALNPPTRASEPDENGKRHRELRPGSLGTEALDPAPCEATDGHPVLAGLPRFHVRGPEEKLMEEAYDWAREMTEAECMQRHLVGIDVNLAFGAAANGAVVGLSTPPVHVVRPGFDAAVPGSWLVDLSHVDPSRVKIGKQWRDLDGDLLPSAFTPTGERPTGPAWYATPTVAYAVELGYQVAPLEGWLRHDSGRYLDGWYKRLRDAYVATMADLGVGEKLGPREFLEAMDGYKQRDPELAIVLDAVKMTVKGGIGKLQEKARGGGWKPGHTWPALARPTWRPDIRAAVISRARINMHRKMLNLATATGRYPIAVLSDCAVYAADGPSPLEVLPYGADGKTVAGSFRLGVSPGMVKHEGTQSVLWGAEKSEELGGDGHIANLARYIKTGRADGPDTGK, encoded by the coding sequence ATGTCCGAGCTCTTCGACGCGGTCGACGCGCTGATCGCGTCCCGGTCCCCGCTGCCGCCGCCGGCCGAACGCAGGCGCCTGCGCCAAGCGCACGCCCTGACCCTGGACGAGGTGGCCGCGGCCCTCGACGTCCGGCGGGCCACGATCGGCGGCTGGGAGTCGGGCAAGGCCGAACCGAGGCCTCCGCAGCGAGAGGCGTACGCGCGCCTGCTCGCCCAACTCGCCCTCCTCTACCCGGCCGTGGAGACCGCCGCTCCCACCGCAGTCCCGCAGCCCGAGGCCCCCGCACCGGAGGCGTCCAGCGCGGCGGCGTCCGGCGCGGCGGCGTCCGGCGCGGCGGCGTCCGGCGCGGCGGAACCGCGACCCGTGAAGGCGACAGCCACGCCCGCCCCTTCCCCCGCTGCCTCCCCCGTTCCGGCCTCCGAGGCCGGTGCCGCCGCCCGGTCGCCTCATCCGGCGCCTGCTGCCGCGCCGTCCCGTCCGTCATCGCGGCGTCCGGGCGCGCCGAAGGCCGCTGTCCGTACGCCCGATGGCGGGCCCGCGCACGGGCAGCACGGGCACGGTCCGCTGCTGGTCCTGGATGCCGACGCGGACGGGCAGGTGACTGGTTACGGTGTCGGGGGTCTGCTCCTGGACGTGCCCGCCAAGTCGCTGCCCGCTCTGGTCGAGTGGGCGCTGGGAGAGGCGCAGTTGGGGGCGGAGCGGCTGCACGGTTCGGGCAGGGATGCCGATCCGCTGCTGGTGCTGACCGGGGCGGCGTGTGAGCGCTACGGTCTGCCCGCCCAGCTGCCGGAGTCGGCGCGGCTCGCCGGGCGGCTTCCGGAGGGGCACAAGGTGCTGGGCCAGCTCGAGCGTGCCGAGTGGCAGCTCACTAAGCGGGGATTCGGGCCGTGGGCGCGGATCTACCGTCCCGCGCAGGGGGGCCGACGCAGTTGCGTGCAGTTGTGCATCCCCTCCTGGCACGCTCTCGACGACCGTGCCTGGGGACATGCGGCGCAGCTTGGTCCGGCGGAGCTCGCGCGGGTGCTGGGCGTGTACGCGCAGCGGGTCGTCACCCCGGTGGGGACCACGGCGGTGACGGGGCTTCACCTGATGACGGCGCTCAACCCGCCGACCCGTGCGAGCGAGCCCGACGAGAACGGTAAGCGGCACCGCGAGCTGCGGCCCGGATCGCTGGGAACCGAAGCCCTGGATCCGGCGCCGTGCGAGGCGACCGACGGCCACCCTGTGCTCGCGGGTCTGCCCCGCTTCCACGTGCGCGGGCCCGAGGAGAAGCTGATGGAGGAGGCTTACGACTGGGCGCGGGAGATGACGGAAGCCGAGTGCATGCAGCGCCACCTGGTCGGCATCGACGTAAACCTGGCGTTCGGCGCGGCCGCCAACGGTGCGGTCGTCGGCCTGTCCACTCCCCCGGTGCACGTCGTGCGTCCGGGGTTCGACGCGGCGGTGCCCGGCTCCTGGCTGGTCGACCTCTCCCACGTCGACCCGTCCCGGGTGAAGATCGGCAAGCAGTGGCGCGACCTGGACGGCGACCTGCTGCCCAGCGCATTCACACCGACCGGGGAACGCCCCACCGGTCCGGCCTGGTACGCCACCCCGACCGTCGCCTACGCCGTCGAACTCGGCTACCAGGTTGCCCCGCTCGAGGGCTGGCTGCGCCACGACAGCGGCCGGTACCTGGACGGCTGGTACAAGCGGCTGCGCGACGCCTACGTCGCCACCATGGCCGATCTGGGCGTGGGCGAGAAACTGGGCCCGCGGGAGTTCCTTGAGGCGATGGACGGCTACAAGCAGCGCGATCCGGAACTGGCGATCGTCCTGGACGCGGTGAAGATGACCGTCAAGGGCGGCATCGGCAAATTGCAGGAGAAGGCGCGCGGCGGGGGCTGGAAGCCGGGCCACACCTGGCCCGCGCTGGCCCGCCCGACCTGGCGCCCCGACATCCGCGCCGCCGTCATCTCCCGTGCCCGCATCAACATGCACCGCAAGATGCTCAACCTCGCCACGGCCACCGGCCGCTACCCCATCGCGGTCCTCTCCGACTGCGCCGTGTACGCCGCCGACGGACCCAGCCCCCTGGAGGTCCTGCCCTACGGCGCCGACGGCAAGACCGTCGCGGGCAGCTTCCGGCTCGGCGTGTCTCCGGGGATGGTCAAGCACGAGGGCACCCAGAGCGTGCTGTGGGGAGCGGAGAAGTCCGAGGAACTCGGCGGCGACGGCCACATCGCCAACCTCGCCCGCTACATCAAGACCGGCCGGGCCGACGGCCCGGACACCGGGAAATAG
- a CDS encoding Helicase associated domain protein — protein sequence MTVAVVSASDQSQKKRLFADQAEALSRLARHLRRPGTRALYVSATGTGKTLVSIRLADELDARLVLFVVPTLDLAAQTALAWRRDGHLEHMVIVSSMDVAGRDDLVAAHVMSATDPRTLAALMSVVGDEEDQIPALTVICTYDSLDKIEKTRKTRYEVPAFDLAVMDEAHRIAGRADKRWAIVNDAKRIHADRRLYMTATPRTFAAPELAESADATRPRRRAPAPAPDVDVSANSMENEQVYGKKVFEYPLAQAVEDGRAADYRIVVPTLTDADLRRRLNMPAPGTAGTTQDTAGEGDDDGALRTTALHLSVLRAMTEHGLKKVLVYFNLVADARRFARELPHTLRLLARTDPGLVPDIAPQMFFAHGENTPAERGDTFTGFAAADCAILANSRLIAEGVDIPSVDAIVFADPTRSVVRCAQALGRALRLDVSGKTASLIVPVYIPPGADSENILGTAYEPVWAIATALAGHDHRIMERLPDKANRLPRESSQVIARRWSFDFTVHPERIAQAMDLVSFDPRDQPVSRSRRLGLAAAQNYRAEMGHLDVPADYTDPTGYRLGTFITTMRDARTAGSLEARWIAELDALGMIWDKHAAAWRARLTAAADYLRAHGHLAAPATTPVGAWLAEQRHLAAHDRLDAARAQDLTTLAPDWRLPHGADWHRKYHLLRAHLATGADTAILTRDTVLAGVKIGSWLNRQLTTWAALTPGQQQMMTALDLTPDTNPLAPARRIRRSFEESVQLLELFLHREGRAPASREEIVVDGDTVRLGAWLAGSRTKHRDGRLPEAHARLVAALFDGDWTTEGAVPAAVA from the coding sequence ATGACCGTGGCCGTCGTCTCCGCCTCCGACCAGTCGCAGAAGAAGCGGCTGTTCGCCGACCAGGCCGAGGCCCTCTCGCGGCTGGCGCGTCATCTGCGGCGGCCCGGGACGCGCGCCCTGTACGTGTCGGCGACGGGCACCGGCAAGACGCTGGTGTCGATCCGGCTGGCGGACGAACTCGACGCGCGGCTCGTCCTGTTCGTCGTCCCCACCCTGGACCTGGCCGCGCAGACGGCGCTGGCGTGGCGTCGCGACGGGCACCTCGAGCACATGGTGATCGTCTCCTCCATGGACGTGGCCGGCCGCGACGACCTGGTCGCCGCGCACGTCATGTCGGCGACCGACCCGCGCACCCTGGCCGCGCTGATGTCCGTGGTCGGCGACGAGGAGGACCAGATCCCGGCGCTGACGGTGATCTGCACCTACGACTCCCTGGACAAGATCGAGAAGACCCGTAAGACCCGCTATGAGGTGCCGGCGTTCGATCTCGCGGTCATGGACGAGGCCCACCGCATCGCCGGGCGCGCGGACAAGAGGTGGGCCATCGTCAACGACGCGAAACGCATCCACGCGGACCGCCGTCTCTACATGACCGCCACCCCGCGCACCTTCGCCGCTCCAGAGCTGGCCGAGTCCGCCGACGCGACCCGCCCACGCCGCCGCGCCCCTGCCCCGGCTCCCGACGTCGACGTGTCCGCCAATTCGATGGAAAACGAGCAGGTCTACGGCAAAAAGGTCTTCGAATATCCGCTCGCACAGGCGGTCGAGGACGGGCGCGCCGCGGATTACCGCATCGTGGTGCCCACGCTGACCGACGCCGACCTGCGCCGCCGCCTGAACATGCCCGCCCCGGGCACCGCGGGCACGACCCAGGACACCGCGGGGGAGGGGGACGACGATGGTGCGCTGCGCACCACCGCCCTGCACCTGTCCGTGCTGCGCGCGATGACCGAGCACGGTCTGAAGAAGGTGCTGGTCTACTTCAACCTGGTCGCCGACGCCCGCCGCTTCGCCCGCGAACTCCCGCACACCCTGCGCCTGCTGGCCCGCACCGACCCCGGCCTCGTCCCCGACATCGCCCCGCAGATGTTCTTCGCGCACGGGGAGAACACCCCCGCCGAGCGCGGCGACACCTTCACCGGCTTCGCGGCCGCCGACTGCGCGATCCTGGCGAACTCCCGCCTGATCGCCGAGGGCGTCGACATCCCCAGCGTGGACGCGATCGTCTTCGCCGACCCCACCCGCAGCGTCGTGCGCTGCGCCCAGGCCCTGGGCCGCGCGCTGCGCCTGGACGTCTCCGGCAAGACCGCCTCCCTGATCGTCCCCGTCTACATCCCGCCCGGCGCCGACAGCGAGAACATCCTGGGCACCGCCTACGAGCCGGTGTGGGCGATCGCCACCGCGCTGGCCGGCCACGACCACCGCATCATGGAGCGCCTGCCGGACAAGGCCAACCGCCTGCCCCGCGAGAGCAGCCAGGTCATCGCGCGCCGCTGGAGTTTCGACTTCACCGTCCACCCCGAGCGCATCGCCCAGGCGATGGACCTGGTCTCCTTCGACCCCCGCGACCAGCCCGTCTCCCGCAGCCGCCGCCTCGGCCTCGCGGCCGCCCAGAACTACCGCGCCGAGATGGGCCACCTCGACGTCCCCGCCGACTACACCGACCCCACCGGCTACCGGCTGGGCACCTTCATCACCACCATGCGCGACGCCCGGACGGCCGGCAGTCTCGAAGCCCGCTGGATCGCCGAACTCGACGCGCTCGGCATGATCTGGGACAAGCACGCCGCCGCCTGGCGCGCCCGCCTCACCGCGGCCGCCGACTACCTGCGCGCCCACGGCCACCTCGCCGCCCCCGCCACCACCCCCGTCGGCGCCTGGCTCGCCGAACAACGCCACCTCGCCGCCCACGACCGACTCGACGCAGCCCGCGCGCAGGATCTGACCACCCTCGCCCCCGACTGGCGCCTGCCCCACGGCGCCGACTGGCACCGCAAATACCACCTCCTGCGCGCCCACCTCGCCACCGGCGCCGACACGGCCATCCTCACCCGTGACACGGTTCTGGCCGGGGTGAAGATCGGTTCCTGGCTGAACCGTCAGCTCACCACCTGGGCCGCCCTCACCCCGGGCCAGCAGCAGATGATGACCGCCCTCGACCTCACCCCCGACACCAACCCGCTCGCCCCCGCCCGCCGCATCCGCCGCAGCTTCGAGGAGAGTGTCCAGCTCCTGGAACTCTTCCTGCACCGCGAGGGCCGCGCCCCCGCCTCGCGGGAGGAGATCGTCGTCGACGGCGACACGGTCCGGCTCGGTGCCTGGCTCGCCGGATCCCGCACCAAGCACCGCGACGGCCGGCTCCCCGAGGCTCACGCCCGTCTGGTCGCCGCGCTGTTCGACGGCGACTGGACGACCGAGGGTGCCGTCCCGGCCGCCGTGGCGTAG